GGATATGGGATAGGAGGCTTGTAAGGAGGAGGGGGTACATATGGTTTTTCTTGATCACTCTCAATCACCTCTTTGGCCTTCGGTGTTTGTCTATCCTTCACTGCTATCGGTTCTCTCTCAGTGTCCTTGTCAGTTACACTCTCTGAGTCATTCTCTACATTTTTTCCTAAGTCTCTCGCTCTAACTCTTTTAGCAACGGGATCTTCTAACTCTCTTCCGCTTCGCAGCGTTATAGCGTTAACGTGGCCCTTGGGATTTGTTTGCGGTTGGCCGAGTAGTGTTCCGGCTGGGGCAGCTGTAGCTGCCTGTTGTTGAGCCACTTGAGAAATCTGAGTTTCTAGCATCTTATTATGAGTGGAAATGGAATCGATTTTGTTAGCTAATTGCTTAATCAACTCATTAGTGTGAATATTTTGGTTCATGAATTCCTTATTTTGTTGAGTCTGAGCTAGGACAAAATTCTCCATCATAAGTTCAAAGTTTGACTTTTCAGGGGTAATGGGAGCAACAGGGGCTCCTATTTGGTTTTGGAAGCCTGGTGGAGTACTAGGCGCAAATAAAGCATTATTATTCTTATAGGAGAGGCTTGGATGATTTTTCCACCCGGGGTTGTACGTGTTGGGGTACGGGTTTCCTTGCACATAATTTACTTGGTCGAGTCCAGCCAGTAATTGACATTCAGAGGTTATGTGTCCAGGAACTCCACATAATTCGCAGTTCGGTTGTACTGCGGCTATGGTAGCAGCGGGAGATAGAGTTAAACTCTCTATCTTTTGAGAAAGGGCTTCTATTTTGGCATTGACATGGTCTATGCCGCTTACTTCGTACATACCGCCTTTCGTTTGGCATTTTTCTATGGCAGCGCGTTCGCTTCCCCATTGATAATGGTTTTGGGCCATGTTTTCTATAAGCTGGGTGGCTTCTTGGTAAGGTTTATCCATCAATGCTCCACCGGCGGCCGCATCTATGGTGAGTCTAGTGTTATATAGAAGCCCATTGTAGAAGGTATGGATTATAAGCCATTTTTCTAAACCATGGTGTGGACAGAGTCTCATCATATCCTTGTATCTTTCCCATGCTTCGAAAAGTGATTCTCCTTCTTTTTGCCTAAATCCGTTGATTTGGGCTCTTAACATAGCTGTCTTACTTGGCGGGAAATATCTGGCCAAGAACTGTTTCTTCAGTTCGTTCCATGTAGTGATGGAGTTCGAAGGTAGAGCTTGAAGCCAAGCTCTAGCTCTGTCTCTTAAAGAGAACGGGAAAAGACGGAGTCGTATTGCTTCGGGTTCGACACCATTGGCTTTTATTGTGTCTGCGTACTGCACAAACACTGAGAGGTGGAGGTTCGGATCCTCCGTGGGCGAACCAGAGAATTGGTTTTGTTGCACGATTTGCAACAGCGCGGGTTTCAATTCGAAGTTCCTTGCTTCGATGTTAGGGGGCGCGATACTCGAATGAGGTTCCTCTTCGGAGGGAACGGCATAGTCCTTGAGAGGACGTTCGCGTTGAGCCATCGGTATGaggttaaattgtttttgaaattcgCGGATTCGGCGTTGTAAATGAATATAACGCTCTATTTCTGGGATAGGTTGTTCTAATGATTCCTCGGAGGTACGAGTACTGGGCATACA
This portion of the Trifolium pratense cultivar HEN17-A07 linkage group LG3, ARS_RC_1.1, whole genome shotgun sequence genome encodes:
- the LOC123914537 gene encoding uncharacterized protein LOC123914537; the encoded protein is MPSTRTSEESLEQPIPEIERYIHLQRRIREFQKQFNLIPMAQRERPLKDYAVPSEEEPHSSIAPPNIEARNFELKPALLQIVQQNQFSGSPTEDPNLHLSVFVQYADTIKANGVEPEAIRLRLFPFSLRDRARAWLQALPSNSITTWNELKKQFLARYFPPSKTAMLRAQINGFRQKEGESLFEAWERYKDMMRLCPHHGLEKWLIIHTFYNGLLYNTRLTIDAAAGGALMDKPYQEATQLIENMAQNHYQWGSERAAIEKCQTKGGMYEVSGIDHVNAKIEALSQKIESLTLSPAATIAAVQPNCELCGVPGHITSECQLLAGLDQVNYVQGNPYPNTYNPGWKNHPSLSYKNNNALFAPSTPPGFQNQIGAPVAPITPEKSNFELMMENFVLAQTQQNKEFMNQNIHTNELIKQLANKIDSISTHNKMLETQISQVAQQQAATAAPAGTLLGQPQTNPKGHVNAITLRSGRELEDPVAKRVRARDLGKNVENDSESVTDKDTEREPIAVKDRQTPKAKEVIESDQEKPYVPPPPYKPPIPYPQRLAKSKNPGQFEKFIEMLKKLHIDIPFIEAITQIPSYAKFLKEILSNKRKIEDIGQVECNAISENKLAPKLEDPRNFSIPSVVGRYVIDKALCDLGASVSLMPLSICKRLGLGELNPTKMSLQLADRSIKYPLGILENVPVRIGQLFIPTDFVIMDIREDVDIPILLGRPFLATAGAIINVKKGKLTFEVGDEKIEFILSQFMKGPTFKNSCCRLNIVEGHIDKSTSEQVPPDILKSHPVNDIFQNTKHKEGEDYENMLGGFPDTHDHIFKECQMLAHGKIHAVKKKLPPPLTKKKAKGKAPMRWLDVFKWISKNVEYSVKDISLKEAPS